In Ciconia boyciana chromosome 12, ASM3463844v1, whole genome shotgun sequence, a genomic segment contains:
- the LOC140658415 gene encoding 40-kDa huntingtin-associated protein-like, with protein MLSAAGSSGPGGAGGSGPGLGGDGDFLSRYRLVSAKLRRRFLRKPNVAEAAEQFAALARELRAQESLPYAAWCQLAVARCAQSLFHGPAEAAALAEAARLFLRQERDLRQRLGLRGGFGEHVAAAQSCGAFAARLHLERGQPALAAGLCLELAAALRDTGRPARAAAHLQRAAELLAAARLPLEALRCLAERASCLLLGRDYAGALAALTRAQALAGAGLGGAGRGAPGGAFLDVLARCEVSRVLLLLLLQPPPAKLLPEHARTLEQYCWEAPEGGAGPGPGGGPGAGGGLPPAASYLPAELFLLLQSAVLACQEKDAEALKALQAELWPLLSAEQNHLLHLVLQEMLSPAGQGL; from the coding sequence ATGCTGTCGGCGGCGGGCAgctccggccccggcggggcgggcggctccGGGCCGGGCCTCGGCGGCGACGGGGACTTCCTGTCGCGGTACCGGTTGGTGTCGGCCAAGCTGCGGCGGCGATTCCTGCGGAAGCCGAACGTGGCGGAGGCGGCGGAGCAGTTCGCGGCGCTGGCGCGGGAGCTGCGCGCCCAGGAGAGCCTGCCCTACGCGGCCTGGTGCCAGCTGGCCGTGGCGCGCTGCGCCCAGAGCCTCTTCCACGGGCCCGCCGAGGCGGCCGCCCTGGCCGAGGCGGCGCGGCTCTTCCTGCGCCAAGAGCGGGACCTGCGGCAGCGCCTGGGGCTGCGCGGCGGCTTCGGCGAGCACGTGGCGGCGGCGCAGAGCTGCGGCGCCTTCGCCGCCCGCCTGCACCTGGAGCGGGGGCAGCCGGCGCTGGCGGCCGGGCTGTGCCTGGAGCTGGCGGCGGCGCTGCGCGACACGGGCcggcccgcccgcgccgccgcgcaCCTGCAGCGGGCGGCCGAGCtgctggcggcggcgcggctgcCCCTGGAGGCGCTGCGCTGCCTGGCTGAGCGcgcctcctgcctgctgctgggccGCGACTACGCCGGCGCCCTGGCGGCGCTGACGCGGGCGCAGGCGctggccggggccgggctgggcggcGCTGGCCGGGGCGCGCCCGGCGGCGCCTTCCTGGACGTGCTGGCGCGCTGCGAGGTGTCgcgggtgctgctgctgctgctgctgcagccgccGCCCGCCAAGCTGCTGCCCGAGCACGCCCGGACGCTGGAGCAGTACTGCTGGGAGGCGCCGgagggcggcgcggggccggggcccgggggcggccccggggcgggcggcgggctgCCGCCGGCGGCGAGCTACCTGCCGGCCGAGctcttcttgctgctgcagtCGGCCGTGCTGGCGTGCCAGGAGAAGGACGCGGAGGCGCTGAAGGCCCTGCAGGCCGAGCTCTGGCCGCTGCTTAGCGCCGAGCAGAACCACCTGCTGCACCTGGTGCTGCAGGAGATGCTCAGCCCTGCCGGACAGGGGCTCTGA